From the genome of Pelmatolapia mariae isolate MD_Pm_ZW linkage group LG12, Pm_UMD_F_2, whole genome shotgun sequence, one region includes:
- the ark2cb gene encoding E3 ubiquitin-protein ligase ARK2C isoform X1: MLYLTHSDTTFHLLLIPTNFPPQVPDNFSLYSTGSHFNRQQQQQQQQHSHATSCRHFQLGPQAPLPMDFPMPHPGQPQSGINPHLAPPSHQHGPPLHSPLNPLPAPQFQDIPAPPFLPQALHQQYLLQQQILEAQHRHILPPSSRRTPERVPHQPHRLRPGYEFAPPLHVPPQPVVQQPRYLAEGTDWDLSVDAGLPPHQYHIHPLPQHYQHYLTSPRMHHFPRNNASTQVVVHEIRNYPYPQLHLLALQSLNPSRHASAVRESYEELLQLEDRLGSVNRGAVQTTIERFTFPHKYKKRIPQDLKMCLDDEELDTDEKCTICLSMLEDGEDVRRLPCMHLFHQACVDQWLATSRKCPICRVDIETQLTPDS, translated from the exons ATGCTATATCTCACACACAGTGACACCACATTTCACCTACTATTAATTCCAACTAATTTCCCCCCTCAGGTACCTGACAACTTCTCCTTATACTCCACAGGATCCCATTTCAACCggcaacagcaacaacagcaacagcagcacagCCATGCTACCTCTTGCCGGCACTTCCAGTTAGGTCCTCAGGCCCCGCTGCCCATGGACTTCCCCATGCCCCACCCAGGGCAGCCACAGTCAGGCATTAACCCCCACCTGGCCCCACCCAGCCACCAACACGGCCCTCCGCTCCACTCGCCCCTCAACCCTTTGCCCGCTCCCCAGTTCCAGGACATCCCCGCCCCTCCCTTCCTACCTCAGGCATTACACCAGCAATACCTCCTCCAGCAGCAGATCCTCGAGGCCCAGCACCGACACATCCTGCCACCCTCCAG TAGACGGACCCCAGAGAGAGTTCCTCACCAACCCCACAGGCTGCGACCCGGCTATGAGTTTGCTCCCCCCCTCCATGTCCCTCCGCAGCCTGTGGTTCAGCAGCCCCGCTACCTGGCTGAGGGCACAGACTG GGATCTAAGTGTGGACGCTGGGCTTCCCCCCCACCAGTATCACATCCACCCGCTGCCGCAGCACTATCAGCACTACTTGACCTCTCCTAGGATGCACCACTTCCCTAGAAACAATGCCTCAACGCAAGTG GTTGTCCATGAGATCAGAAACTACCCATATCCCCAGTTGCACTTGCTGGCTCTGCAGAGTCTCAACCCCTCCCGCCACGCATCTGCAGTTAGAGAGAGCTATGAG GAGCTTCTGCAGCTGGAGGACAGACTGGGCAGCGTAAACCGTGGAGCGGTCCAAACCACCATTGAGAGATTCACTTTCCCCCACAAGTACAAAAAG AGAATACCACAGGACCTGAAGATGTGTCTGGATGATGAGGAGCTTGACACCGATGAAAAATGCACCATATGTCTGTCGATGCTGGAGGATGGCGAGGATGTCAG GAGATTACCCTGCATGCATCTCTTTCACCAGGCGTGTGTAGACCAGTGGTTGGCCACCAGCAGGAAATGCCCCATCTGCagagtggacattgagactcAGCTGACCCCCGACAGTTGA
- the ark2cb gene encoding E3 ubiquitin-protein ligase ARK2C isoform X3 — protein sequence MVLVHVGYLVLPVFGSVRNRGSHFNRQQQQQQQQHSHATSCRHFQLGPQAPLPMDFPMPHPGQPQSGINPHLAPPSHQHGPPLHSPLNPLPAPQFQDIPAPPFLPQALHQQYLLQQQILEAQHRHILPPSSRRTPERVPHQPHRLRPGYEFAPPLHVPPQPVVQQPRYLAEGTDWDLSVDAGLPPHQYHIHPLPQHYQHYLTSPRMHHFPRNNASTQVVVHEIRNYPYPQLHLLALQSLNPSRHASAVRESYEELLQLEDRLGSVNRGAVQTTIERFTFPHKYKKRIPQDLKMCLDDEELDTDEKCTICLSMLEDGEDVRRLPCMHLFHQACVDQWLATSRKCPICRVDIETQLTPDS from the exons ATGGTGTTAGTGCATGTCGGATATCTGGTTCTTCCTGTATTCGGCTCAGTAAGAAACAGAG GATCCCATTTCAACCggcaacagcaacaacagcaacagcagcacagCCATGCTACCTCTTGCCGGCACTTCCAGTTAGGTCCTCAGGCCCCGCTGCCCATGGACTTCCCCATGCCCCACCCAGGGCAGCCACAGTCAGGCATTAACCCCCACCTGGCCCCACCCAGCCACCAACACGGCCCTCCGCTCCACTCGCCCCTCAACCCTTTGCCCGCTCCCCAGTTCCAGGACATCCCCGCCCCTCCCTTCCTACCTCAGGCATTACACCAGCAATACCTCCTCCAGCAGCAGATCCTCGAGGCCCAGCACCGACACATCCTGCCACCCTCCAG TAGACGGACCCCAGAGAGAGTTCCTCACCAACCCCACAGGCTGCGACCCGGCTATGAGTTTGCTCCCCCCCTCCATGTCCCTCCGCAGCCTGTGGTTCAGCAGCCCCGCTACCTGGCTGAGGGCACAGACTG GGATCTAAGTGTGGACGCTGGGCTTCCCCCCCACCAGTATCACATCCACCCGCTGCCGCAGCACTATCAGCACTACTTGACCTCTCCTAGGATGCACCACTTCCCTAGAAACAATGCCTCAACGCAAGTG GTTGTCCATGAGATCAGAAACTACCCATATCCCCAGTTGCACTTGCTGGCTCTGCAGAGTCTCAACCCCTCCCGCCACGCATCTGCAGTTAGAGAGAGCTATGAG GAGCTTCTGCAGCTGGAGGACAGACTGGGCAGCGTAAACCGTGGAGCGGTCCAAACCACCATTGAGAGATTCACTTTCCCCCACAAGTACAAAAAG AGAATACCACAGGACCTGAAGATGTGTCTGGATGATGAGGAGCTTGACACCGATGAAAAATGCACCATATGTCTGTCGATGCTGGAGGATGGCGAGGATGTCAG GAGATTACCCTGCATGCATCTCTTTCACCAGGCGTGTGTAGACCAGTGGTTGGCCACCAGCAGGAAATGCCCCATCTGCagagtggacattgagactcAGCTGACCCCCGACAGTTGA
- the ark2cb gene encoding E3 ubiquitin-protein ligase ARK2C isoform X5 has protein sequence MDFPMPHPGQPQSGINPHLAPPSHQHGPPLHSPLNPLPAPQFQDIPAPPFLPQALHQQYLLQQQILEAQHRHILPPSSRRTPERVPHQPHRLRPGYEFAPPLHVPPQPVVQQPRYLAEGTDWDLSVDAGLPPHQYHIHPLPQHYQHYLTSPRMHHFPRNNASTQVVVHEIRNYPYPQLHLLALQSLNPSRHASAVRESYEELLQLEDRLGSVNRGAVQTTIERFTFPHKYKKRIPQDLKMCLDDEELDTDEKCTICLSMLEDGEDVRRLPCMHLFHQACVDQWLATSRKCPICRVDIETQLTPDS, from the exons ATGGACTTCCCCATGCCCCACCCAGGGCAGCCACAGTCAGGCATTAACCCCCACCTGGCCCCACCCAGCCACCAACACGGCCCTCCGCTCCACTCGCCCCTCAACCCTTTGCCCGCTCCCCAGTTCCAGGACATCCCCGCCCCTCCCTTCCTACCTCAGGCATTACACCAGCAATACCTCCTCCAGCAGCAGATCCTCGAGGCCCAGCACCGACACATCCTGCCACCCTCCAG TAGACGGACCCCAGAGAGAGTTCCTCACCAACCCCACAGGCTGCGACCCGGCTATGAGTTTGCTCCCCCCCTCCATGTCCCTCCGCAGCCTGTGGTTCAGCAGCCCCGCTACCTGGCTGAGGGCACAGACTG GGATCTAAGTGTGGACGCTGGGCTTCCCCCCCACCAGTATCACATCCACCCGCTGCCGCAGCACTATCAGCACTACTTGACCTCTCCTAGGATGCACCACTTCCCTAGAAACAATGCCTCAACGCAAGTG GTTGTCCATGAGATCAGAAACTACCCATATCCCCAGTTGCACTTGCTGGCTCTGCAGAGTCTCAACCCCTCCCGCCACGCATCTGCAGTTAGAGAGAGCTATGAG GAGCTTCTGCAGCTGGAGGACAGACTGGGCAGCGTAAACCGTGGAGCGGTCCAAACCACCATTGAGAGATTCACTTTCCCCCACAAGTACAAAAAG AGAATACCACAGGACCTGAAGATGTGTCTGGATGATGAGGAGCTTGACACCGATGAAAAATGCACCATATGTCTGTCGATGCTGGAGGATGGCGAGGATGTCAG GAGATTACCCTGCATGCATCTCTTTCACCAGGCGTGTGTAGACCAGTGGTTGGCCACCAGCAGGAAATGCCCCATCTGCagagtggacattgagactcAGCTGACCCCCGACAGTTGA
- the ark2cb gene encoding E3 ubiquitin-protein ligase ARK2C isoform X2, with amino-acid sequence MLYLTHSDTTFHLLLIPTNFPPQVPDNFSLYSTGSHFNRQQQQQQQQHSHATSCRHFQLGPQAPLPMDFPMPHPGQPQSGINPHLAPPSHQHGPPLHSPLNPLPAPQFQDIPAPPFLPQALHQQYLLQQQILEAQHRHILPPSRRTPERVPHQPHRLRPGYEFAPPLHVPPQPVVQQPRYLAEGTDWDLSVDAGLPPHQYHIHPLPQHYQHYLTSPRMHHFPRNNASTQVVVHEIRNYPYPQLHLLALQSLNPSRHASAVRESYEELLQLEDRLGSVNRGAVQTTIERFTFPHKYKKRIPQDLKMCLDDEELDTDEKCTICLSMLEDGEDVRRLPCMHLFHQACVDQWLATSRKCPICRVDIETQLTPDS; translated from the exons ATGCTATATCTCACACACAGTGACACCACATTTCACCTACTATTAATTCCAACTAATTTCCCCCCTCAGGTACCTGACAACTTCTCCTTATACTCCACAGGATCCCATTTCAACCggcaacagcaacaacagcaacagcagcacagCCATGCTACCTCTTGCCGGCACTTCCAGTTAGGTCCTCAGGCCCCGCTGCCCATGGACTTCCCCATGCCCCACCCAGGGCAGCCACAGTCAGGCATTAACCCCCACCTGGCCCCACCCAGCCACCAACACGGCCCTCCGCTCCACTCGCCCCTCAACCCTTTGCCCGCTCCCCAGTTCCAGGACATCCCCGCCCCTCCCTTCCTACCTCAGGCATTACACCAGCAATACCTCCTCCAGCAGCAGATCCTCGAGGCCCAGCACCGACACATCCTGCCACCCTCCAG ACGGACCCCAGAGAGAGTTCCTCACCAACCCCACAGGCTGCGACCCGGCTATGAGTTTGCTCCCCCCCTCCATGTCCCTCCGCAGCCTGTGGTTCAGCAGCCCCGCTACCTGGCTGAGGGCACAGACTG GGATCTAAGTGTGGACGCTGGGCTTCCCCCCCACCAGTATCACATCCACCCGCTGCCGCAGCACTATCAGCACTACTTGACCTCTCCTAGGATGCACCACTTCCCTAGAAACAATGCCTCAACGCAAGTG GTTGTCCATGAGATCAGAAACTACCCATATCCCCAGTTGCACTTGCTGGCTCTGCAGAGTCTCAACCCCTCCCGCCACGCATCTGCAGTTAGAGAGAGCTATGAG GAGCTTCTGCAGCTGGAGGACAGACTGGGCAGCGTAAACCGTGGAGCGGTCCAAACCACCATTGAGAGATTCACTTTCCCCCACAAGTACAAAAAG AGAATACCACAGGACCTGAAGATGTGTCTGGATGATGAGGAGCTTGACACCGATGAAAAATGCACCATATGTCTGTCGATGCTGGAGGATGGCGAGGATGTCAG GAGATTACCCTGCATGCATCTCTTTCACCAGGCGTGTGTAGACCAGTGGTTGGCCACCAGCAGGAAATGCCCCATCTGCagagtggacattgagactcAGCTGACCCCCGACAGTTGA
- the LOC134639162 gene encoding phospholipid phosphatase 1: MMVCEQLKGETCAADRLHLVTPKSSRRPISSRNSRDCPFNLKAETPRARRARRSNMFESTGIPLIALDVACLILVGLPFFILTPKHSPFKRGFFCNDESIRYPLKEDTISYQLLGGVMIPFTLIVIVCGECLSVYLSRVRNQSLGTKYISCVYKAVGSYVFGAAASQSLTDIAKYSIGRLRPNFLAVCNPVWDRINCKAGGYIVNFTCSGDEFLVDEARLSFYSGHSSFSMYCMLFLVLYIQARLRSQWARLLRPTIQFFLIATAVYVGLSRVSDYKHHWSDVLAGLLQGGIVAVLTVFCVANFFSQPVEPVVTQEEEASHASLQDNPSNGNHYGSTD; the protein is encoded by the exons ATGATGGTTTGTGAGCAGCTCAAAGG CGAGACATGTGCAGCAGATAGGCTGCATCTCGTCACTCCAAAAAGCAGCCGACGGCCGATCAGCAGCCGAAACAGTCGGGACTGTCCATTTAATCTAAAGGCAGAAACCCCCAGAGCAAGAAGAGCAAGAAGGAGCAACATGTTTGAATCCACGGGAATCCCTCTCATCGCGCTGGATGTCGCGTGTCTTATCCTGG ttggGCTTCCATTTTTTATCCTTACCCCGAAACACAGCCCTTTCAAACGGGGTTTCTTCTGTAACGATGAGTCCATCAGGTACCCGCTCAAAGAGGACACCATATCCTACCAGCTGCTGGGAGGAGTCATGATCCCCTTCACACTGATTGTA ATCGTATGTGGAGAGTGCCTTTCTGTTTACCTGTCGCGCGTCAGGAACCAGTCTTTGGGGACCAAGTATATTTCATGTGTTTACAAAGCTGTGGGGAGCTACGTGTTTGGAGCTGCTGCCAGCCAGTCTCTGACGGACATAGCCAAATACTCCATTGGTCGTTTGAGGCCAAACTTCCTGGCTGTATGCAACCCAGTGTGGGATCGTATCAACTGCAAAGCTGGTGGATACATCGTGAACTTCACCTGCAGCGGGGATGAATTTCTGGTGGATGAAGCCAG ACTGTCCTTCTACTCTGGTCATTCATCCTTCTCTATGTACTGCATGCTGTTCCTTGTT CTATACATTCAAGCCCGGCTGAGGTCACAATGGGCGAGGCTTTTGCGTCCCACCATTCAGTTCTTCCTGATTGCTACTGCAGTGTATGTGGGTCTATCTCGGGTGTCCGATTACAAACATCACTGGAGTGATGTGCTCGCTGGCCTTCTGCAGGGCGGGATAGTGGCTGTTCTAACA GTTTTCTGTGTCGCCAACTTCTTTTCACAACCAGTGGAGCCAGTGGTGACACAGGAGGAAGAAGCCTCACACGCCAGTTTACAGGACAACCCTTCCAATGGGAACCACTATGGCAGCACTGACTGA
- the ark2cb gene encoding E3 ubiquitin-protein ligase ARK2C isoform X4: MVLVHVGYLVLPVFGSVRNRGSHFNRQQQQQQQQHSHATSCRHFQLGPQAPLPMDFPMPHPGQPQSGINPHLAPPSHQHGPPLHSPLNPLPAPQFQDIPAPPFLPQALHQQYLLQQQILEAQHRHILPPSRRTPERVPHQPHRLRPGYEFAPPLHVPPQPVVQQPRYLAEGTDWDLSVDAGLPPHQYHIHPLPQHYQHYLTSPRMHHFPRNNASTQVVVHEIRNYPYPQLHLLALQSLNPSRHASAVRESYEELLQLEDRLGSVNRGAVQTTIERFTFPHKYKKRIPQDLKMCLDDEELDTDEKCTICLSMLEDGEDVRRLPCMHLFHQACVDQWLATSRKCPICRVDIETQLTPDS, encoded by the exons ATGGTGTTAGTGCATGTCGGATATCTGGTTCTTCCTGTATTCGGCTCAGTAAGAAACAGAG GATCCCATTTCAACCggcaacagcaacaacagcaacagcagcacagCCATGCTACCTCTTGCCGGCACTTCCAGTTAGGTCCTCAGGCCCCGCTGCCCATGGACTTCCCCATGCCCCACCCAGGGCAGCCACAGTCAGGCATTAACCCCCACCTGGCCCCACCCAGCCACCAACACGGCCCTCCGCTCCACTCGCCCCTCAACCCTTTGCCCGCTCCCCAGTTCCAGGACATCCCCGCCCCTCCCTTCCTACCTCAGGCATTACACCAGCAATACCTCCTCCAGCAGCAGATCCTCGAGGCCCAGCACCGACACATCCTGCCACCCTCCAG ACGGACCCCAGAGAGAGTTCCTCACCAACCCCACAGGCTGCGACCCGGCTATGAGTTTGCTCCCCCCCTCCATGTCCCTCCGCAGCCTGTGGTTCAGCAGCCCCGCTACCTGGCTGAGGGCACAGACTG GGATCTAAGTGTGGACGCTGGGCTTCCCCCCCACCAGTATCACATCCACCCGCTGCCGCAGCACTATCAGCACTACTTGACCTCTCCTAGGATGCACCACTTCCCTAGAAACAATGCCTCAACGCAAGTG GTTGTCCATGAGATCAGAAACTACCCATATCCCCAGTTGCACTTGCTGGCTCTGCAGAGTCTCAACCCCTCCCGCCACGCATCTGCAGTTAGAGAGAGCTATGAG GAGCTTCTGCAGCTGGAGGACAGACTGGGCAGCGTAAACCGTGGAGCGGTCCAAACCACCATTGAGAGATTCACTTTCCCCCACAAGTACAAAAAG AGAATACCACAGGACCTGAAGATGTGTCTGGATGATGAGGAGCTTGACACCGATGAAAAATGCACCATATGTCTGTCGATGCTGGAGGATGGCGAGGATGTCAG GAGATTACCCTGCATGCATCTCTTTCACCAGGCGTGTGTAGACCAGTGGTTGGCCACCAGCAGGAAATGCCCCATCTGCagagtggacattgagactcAGCTGACCCCCGACAGTTGA
- the LOC134639158 gene encoding ATP synthase subunit alpha, mitochondrial-like gives MLSVRVAAALARTLPRRAGFVSKTIPAACVGVNHLHTHRPWLQKTGTAEVSSILEEKILGADTSADLEETGRVLSIGDGIARVYGLRNVQAEEMVEFSSGLKGMSLNLEPDNVGVVVFGNDKLIKEGDIVKRTGAIVDVPVGEELLGRVVDALGNAIDGKGPLGSKVRRRVGLKAPGIIPRISVREPMQTGIKAVDSLVPIGRGQRELIIGDRQTGKTAIAIDTIINQKRFNDGTDEKKKLYCIYVAIGQKRSTVAQLVKRLTDADAMKYTIVVSATASDAAPLQYLAPYSGCSMGEYFRDNGKHALIIYDDLSKQAVAYRQMSLLLRRPPGREAYPGDVFYLHSRLLERAAKMNDNFGGGSLTALPVIETQAGDVSAYIPTNVISITDGQIFLETELFYKGIRPAINVGLSVSRVGSAAQTRAMKQVAGTMKLELAQYREVAAFAQFGSDLDAATQQLLNRGVRLTELLKQGQYSPMAIEEQVAVIYAGVRGHLDKMEPSKITKFEKAFLQHILSQHQDLLSNIKADGKISEASDAKLKQIVLNFLSSFE, from the exons ATGCTATCCGTTAGAGTTGCAGCAGCTTTGGCCAGAACCCTGCCTAGAAGGGCTGGATTC GTGTCAAAGACTATTCCGGCCGCCTGCGTTGGGGTCAAccacctccacacacacagaccatgGCTGCagaagacag GCACAGCGGAGGTGTCCTCCATCCTGGAGGAGAAGATCCTGGGAGCTGACACCTCTGCAGACCTGGAGGAGACAGGGCGTGTGCTGTCTATTGGTGATGGTATTGCCAGAGTGTATGGACTGAGGAATGTCCAGGCAGAAGAGATGGTGGAATTTTCCTCTGGCCTGAAA GGCATGTCTCTGAACTTGGAGCCTGACAACGTTGGTGTTGTGGTGTTCGGTAATGACAAGCTGATCAAGGAGGGCGACATCGTGAAGAGGACCGGTGCCATTGTGGATGTACCTGTGGGAGAGGAGCTGCTTGGCCGTGTGGTGGATGCTCTGGGAAATGCCATCGATGGGAAg GGTCCTCTGGGCTCCAAGGTCCGTAGGCGTGTGGGTCTGAAGGCCCCAGGTATCATCCCCCGTATCTCTGTGAGGGAGCCCATGCAGACTGGAATCAAGGCTGTGGACAGTCTGGTGCCCATTGGCAGAGGCCAGCGTGAGCTGATCATTGGTGACAGACAGACTGG CAAAACTGCCATTGCCATCGACACAATCATCAACCAGAAACGCTTCAATGACGGAACTgatgagaagaagaagctgtacTGCATCTATGTTGCCATTGGACAGAAGAGGTCTACTGTGGCTCAGCTGGTGAAGAGGCTGACTGATGCCGATGCCATGAAGTACACCATCGTGGTCTCTGCCACTGCCTCTGATGCTGCTCCGCTGCAGTACCTGGCTCCATACTCTGGCTGCTCCATGGGAGAGTACTTCAGAGACAACGGCAAGCATGCCCTGATCATCTATGATGATCTGTCCAAACAG GCTGTTGCCTACCGTCAGATGTCCCTGCTGCTCCGCCGTCCCCCTGGTCGTGAGGCCTACCCAGGTGACGTGTTCTACCTGCACTCCCGTCTGCTGGAGAGAGCTGCCAAGATGAACGACAACTTCGGTGGTGGCTCCCTCACTGCCCTTCCAGTCATTGAGACTCAGGCCGGTGACGTGTCCGCCTACATCCCCACCAACGTCATTTCCATCACAGACGGACAG aTCTTCTTGGAGACTGAGCTGTTCTACAAGGGTATCCGCCCAGCTATCAATGTGGGTCTGTCTGTGTCCAGAGTAGGCTCTGCTGCCCAGACTAGAGCCATGAAGCAG GTGGCTGGTACCATGAAGCTGGAGTTGGCTCAGTACCGTGAGGTGGCTGCCTTCGCCCAGTTCGGCTCTGACTTGGATGCCGCCACCCAGCAGCTCCTTAACAGGGGTGTCAGACTCACTGAACTGCTGAAGCAGGGCCAGTACT CTCCCATGGCCATTGAGGAGCAGGTAGCAGTCATCTATGCTGGTGTCAGGGGTCACCTGGACAAGATGGAGCCCAGCAAGATCACAAAATTCGAGAAGGCTTTCTTGCAGCACATTTTGAGCCAGCACCAGGACCTGCTTTCCAACATCAa GGCTGACGGCAAGATCTCAGAAGCATCAGATGCTAAACTGAAGCAGATTGTACTGAACTTCCTCTCCAGTTTTGAGTAA